The genomic segment GCGCCCTTCGGTTGCGGCTCGTTACTACGAGCTCACCAAACCGGGCGTGGTGGCCCTGATTGTCTTTACCGCGGTGGTGGGCATGCTGCTGGCGAGTCCCGGCTGGATCGAACTGCCGCTCCTGCTCAGCGCGACCCTCGGCATAGGACTCAGCTCTGCCTCAGCCGCCGCCATCAACCACCTGCTCGACCGCCGGATCGACCAGCAGATGGACCGGACGCGCAATCGGCCGCTGGCGCGCGGCGACCTGGGTACCGGCCAGGTCCTGACGTTCGCGCTCATCCTGGGTGTGGTCGGCCTCGGGTTGTTGGTTTGGCAGGTCAATGTGCTCACAGCGGTTCTGACCGCCATCAGCCTGATCGGCTACGCGGTGATTTATACGGTTTATCTGAAGCGCGCAACACCGCAGAACATCGTGATCGGCGGCGCCGCGGGCGCCGCGCCGCCGCTGCTTGGCTGGGTGGCCGTGACCGGTCAGCTGGATCCACCGGCGTTTATTCTATTCCTGATTATTTTTGTCTGGACGCCGCCCCATTTCTGGGCGTTGGCGATCTTCCGGCGCAGCGACTACGCGGCGGTGGGTATGCCGATGCTGCCGGTGACCCACGGCGTGCCGTACACCCGTTGGCAGATCCTGTTTTACACCGTGCTGCTGGTGCTGGTCACCCTGCTGCCTTATCTGATCGGTATGAGCGGCCTGTTCTACCTTGGCGGGGCGCTGGTGTTAGGTGTCGGCTTTCTATACTATGCGCTGCGCCTGATGGTGGACGAAGCGCCGGGCCTGCCGATGCGCATGTTCGGCTATTCGATCTGGTATCTCATGGCGCTGTTTGCCTTTTTGCTGATTGACCACTATCTGCCCGACAGCACGCCGCTGCTGAGCGGGCCGATGCTCTGAGTCCTACCGTGAAAGACCATCTGCAGGAACTGATCAACCAGGCGCTGCTCGACATGTGCCGCGAGGGAAGCCTGCCGAGAGAGGAGAGGCCTGAGGTTCTGGTCGAGCGCTGCCGCTCCATCGAACACGGCGATTTCACCTCCAACGTGGCCATGGTGCTGGCTAAAGCGGCGAAACGAAACCCCAGGGAAATCGCCCAAGAAATCATTCAGCGCCTTCTTCCCTCCAAGCACGTGGAAAAGGTCGAGACCGCCGGTCCGGGCTTCATTAATTTTCGCCTGACCGACGCCTCGCTGCAGTCGGTCATCAACCAGGTGCTGGCACAGGAGGCGTCGTTCGGCGTCTGTCGCGACGGCCACGGTGAAAAGGTCAACGTCGAGTACGTGTCCGCCAACCCCACCGGCCCGCTCCACGTGGGTCACGGCCGGGGCGCCGCCTTTGGCGCGTCGCTGGCCAATCTGCTGGAAGCGGCAGGTTTTGACGTTCATCGCGAATACTATGTCAACGACGCTGGCCGCCAGATGGACATCCTGGCCACCAGCGTTTGGCTGCGCTACCTGGAACTCGGCGGCAAACGGATCAACTTTCCGAGTAACGCCTACCAGGGTGAATACATCTACGACATCGCTCGCGACGTCCGACAGGCGCACGGAGACGATCTGCGCGATATCGAACCAAACGTGTTCGACAATCTCCCGCCCGACGGCGACAGTCAATCCGACGATCCGTCGCAGAAAGATCTGCGCGAACGTCACATCGACGCGCTCATCCTGCTGACCAAAGAAGTCCTGGGTGACGACCGCTATCAAATCTGTTTCGAGGCGGCACTGCGGTCGATTGTCGGCGATATCCGTGAGGATCTGAAAGACTTCAACGTCGAGTATGACGTGTGGTTTTCCGAGCGCGAGCTCGCGGCCAGCGGCTCAACCGAGCGTGCGCTTGAGCGCTTGCGTGAAGCAGGCCACCTTTACGAAAAAGACGGCGCGCAGTGGTTTGAGGCCAGCAAGTTTGGTGACGAGAAAGATCGCGTGGTGGTGCGTGACGACGGACGGACCACCTATTTTGCGTCCGATATTGCGTACTTTCTCAACAAGCGTGAACGAGGATTTCAGCACGCAATCTACGTTTTTGGCGCTGACCATCACGGCTATGTGGCGAGGCTTCGGGCTGCGGCGCAGGGGCTGGGAGAAGACCCGGACGTACTGGAGATTCCCTTGGTGCAGTTTGCCCATCTGTTCCGGGATGGCGAGAAGCTCCAGATGTCGACCCGGTCCGGCAAATTTGTGCCGCTGCGCCAGCTCCGAGAGGAGGTCGGCACCGACGCCGCGCGGTTCTTTTACGTGCTCCGATCCCACGAGCAGCACCTGGACTTCGACCTCGAGCTCGCCAAAAAGCAGTCCAAAGACAACCCGGTGTACTACGTGCAATATGCGCATGCGAGAATCATGCGGGTCTTCGAACGCCTCGAAGAACAGGGTGAGGCCTACAACCAGGCAATCGGGCAGGCTGCCCACGATCGGCTCACTGCGCCCCACGAAATCGCCGTGATGCGAGAGCTGGCCCAGTATCCCGAAGCCGTCTCGCTGGCTGCCCGCAATCGGGCGCCTCACGTCATGGCCCACTACCTTCGCGGCCTGGCCCAGGTCTTTCATTCCTACTATGACGCTGATCCGGAGCTGAAGCTGCGGGTGCTGGTCGACGATGAGGATCTGCGTAACGCTCGGCTCAATCTTTCGATGGCGGTGCGGCAGGTGCTGGTCAACGGACTGGCGTTGCTGGGCGTATCGGCGCCGGACAAGATGTAGTGGCCCGGGCGGGCGCAAGAAAAAAAACTTCCGGCCGAGGCCGCCAGGCCATCCGCGATGGTGAGCAAAAAGTTGTGCCCGGCTGGGTCTGGCTGCTGCTCGGCGTGGCCATGGGCATCTGCCTGAGCGTGTTTCTTGTGATGGCAGGCTTTCTGCGCCAGCCTCGCGCTGACCTGCCACGCCCTAACCCGACCGCCCGGGAGCCCGCGGCGGTTGCGGCCGAAGAGGTGGCTCCGAAAGACGAGTTTGACTTTTTTACGGTCTTGCCGGAAATGGAAGTGGTCATTCCGGAAGCCGAAATCGAACAGCGGGTCAACGAGCGAGAGGAGCTCGCGGCAAGCCGCGGCCCCTATCTCCTGCAGGTCGCGTCATTGCGCCGCGCTGACGACGCCGAGCGGATGAAGGCTGAACTGGCGTTTCTAGGGCTGGTGGCCGACGTTGTTGAGGTCAAGATCAACGACGTGCGCTGGCACCGTGTGCGGATCGGTCCGATGACGAGCCTGCGAGAGATCGACGGCGTCAAGCGCCAGCTGCAGAGCGCTGGCTACTCGGTGCTGGTGTTGTCAGAAACCCAGTAGCCGCTGGCGATCCGGTCAGTTCTCAAGGCCTGAAGAAAACAGGATGTCCGGGCTGCCGATGCTGTAGATCGTTCCACCAAAGTCGATCACGTAAACGTGGCCCGCTTCGTCCTCGCCGAAAGCCACCACCGGAATCTGGCTGATCTGGCTGCCGTCGCTCGTGCGGAAAGGTTGGGGAAAGGCAGAAAACGTCCACGCGCCCCCGCTTTCGGTGCCGGCGTAAAGCTCCTGGCGCCGAATGTCACCGAAGTAGTAGATGCCCCGGCTGTCGCCCACGGGTCCTCGATAGCGATAGCCGCCGGTGATCGAGTCGGCCGGACTGCTGGTATGGGCATAAACCAAGATCGGGTCCGTGACCGCCGGCGGGGTGTCTTCGCACACTGCCGCTGAAGGCCCCACCTCTTGGAAGCCCTCCAGGCAGTCCCAGCCATAGTTCTCGCCACCGGTCGACGCGGCGGGCTGGAACGAAACCTCCTCAAAAGCGTTTTGCCCGACATCCCCGATAAACATGTCGCCGGTATTCCGGTCAAAGCTAAAGCGAAACGGATTTCTAAGCCCCAGGGCCCAGGTTTCGTCACAAATGCCGTCGTCCCCGACAAACGGGTTGTTGGGTGGGATGGCGTAGAGCGTCGGGCCGCCGCTATCGTCCCCGCACGCGTTGGCGCCGCTGACGCCCGTGTTGTCAACGTCGATTCGCAGCATTTTTCCGAGCAGCGACTGCGGGTCCTGCGCGCGGTCATTGGGGTCATTGCCGCTGCCGCCGTCTCCCATGCCGATATAGAGAAACCCATCCGGACCAAAGTGAATGTCGCCGCCGTTATGGTTACTAAAGTCCTGCGGAATGCTGAGAATCACCGTGCCGCTGTTCGGGTCAGCAACGTTGGGGTCGCCCGCGCTGACCGAGTAGCGAGCAATCTGGGTAGCGCCAACGCCGGGTGTGGTGTAGTTCAGGAAAAACAGGCCGTTGTTTTCATAGTCCGGGTGAAAATCGATGCCGAGCAGCCCCCCTTCACCGGTCACCTGCGTCAGACCATCGTTGCTGAAATCGAGAAACGGGGTGGCAAGCAGCGTCCCGTCAGCGTCGAGGATCCTTATGCGCCCAGCACGTTCAACGATAAACAGCCGGCCGCTGCCGTCCCCCGCGTGGCGCGCTGCAATCGGCGAGCTCAAGCCGTCTGCGACCTCAACCAGGACCAGTTCGGGAACAAACGTCTGATTGTCGCCGGCGATAGCGGAGCCAAGAGACCCCAGTAGCGCAACGATGGAAAATGCAGCTTTCATGGCAACCCCAAATTCTTCACGCAATCCCAAATTATAGGTGGGTTTTGGGCAGTCTGGGTGTGACTTGCCGCACTAGTTGCGGAGAGAAAACGCCGCACCGGGGACTGTCCGCTGCGCCAACGAAGGCGCCTGGCTTGCCGCGTTACGGCCGCCGGCCGGCGCTGGAGCGATCGACAGCCGCAAGCTGGGTCATCACGCTCGCCAGGTCTGTCCGGGACTGGTCGCCGATGGATTTGAGCAGCGCGTCGAAGCGCGGGCTGGTCCGCAGGGCGGCCAGCCGTGGGTCGCTGCCAACCTCGTTGGCGCTGGTGAAACCATTCGCCATGGTTTCCTCCAGCAGCGCGAGCGCCGGTTCCTCGCGGCCGCCCAGCGCCAGCAGCACAGCCTCAAGATAGTTCAGTTCCGGCGAGGTGTTGCCCTGCACCCGCAGGCGCTCGAGCAGCCGGTTGGCCTGGTCGAGCTGCGCCAGCGCGGTGTCGCGCGCTTCACCCAGCAGGCCCGCTGCGGCGCTCCAGCTCAGCACCTGAACCGACTGGAAGGGCAGCAGGATGTCCAGGCGTTCCACCACGCTTTGGAATCGAGTGAACGCAAGATCGGGCTCGCCGCGCCCGAGCGCGACTACGCCCTGCCACATCAGCGGCTGAAGCGTGTCCGACGTTGAGCCCTGCTCCTGCGGCGTCAGTCGCTCCAGCCGGCCCTCGGAAAAGGTTTCCAGTTCATCAAAGCGTCCGGCTGCCAGCAGCAGGCGGGCCCAGGCGTCCTCCACCTCCTGATTGTCGGGCGCCAGCTCCCGCGCGCGACTGATCGCGGCTTCGGCACGCTGCAGATCGCCCCAGCGCAGGTAGAGGTGTCCCAGCATGGTCTGGGTCACCGGCTCGTTGGGAGACAGGCTCAGCGCCTGCATTAGGCTGCCGTGCGCCCTTGCGTGCCGGCCGATAATCACGTCCCAGCGCGCAAGCGTGCGCAGCAGCAAGCTACGATCCGGATAGATGCTTCGCAGATTGTTCAGGCGCTCCATGCCGTCGTCGAAAGCGCCGCGCCTGAGCTCGTTATCGGCCATTGCCATGTTGAGCAAGTCGTCGAACTGGTTGTATTCCAGCGCTTCCTGCAGGACAA from the Pseudomonadota bacterium genome contains:
- a CDS encoding PQQ-dependent sugar dehydrogenase, producing MKAAFSIVALLGSLGSAIAGDNQTFVPELVLVEVADGLSSPIAARHAGDGSGRLFIVERAGRIRILDADGTLLATPFLDFSNDGLTQVTGEGGLLGIDFHPDYENNGLFFLNYTTPGVGATQIARYSVSAGDPNVADPNSGTVILSIPQDFSNHNGGDIHFGPDGFLYIGMGDGGSGNDPNDRAQDPQSLLGKMLRIDVDNTGVSGANACGDDSGGPTLYAIPPNNPFVGDDGICDETWALGLRNPFRFSFDRNTGDMFIGDVGQNAFEEVSFQPAASTGGENYGWDCLEGFQEVGPSAAVCEDTPPAVTDPILVYAHTSSPADSITGGYRYRGPVGDSRGIYYFGDIRRQELYAGTESGGAWTFSAFPQPFRTSDGSQISQIPVVAFGEDEAGHVYVIDFGGTIYSIGSPDILFSSGLEN
- a CDS encoding SPOR domain-containing protein, with protein sequence MPGWVWLLLGVAMGICLSVFLVMAGFLRQPRADLPRPNPTAREPAAVAAEEVAPKDEFDFFTVLPEMEVVIPEAEIEQRVNEREELAASRGPYLLQVASLRRADDAERMKAELAFLGLVADVVEVKINDVRWHRVRIGPMTSLREIDGVKRQLQSAGYSVLVLSETQ
- the argS gene encoding arginine--tRNA ligase codes for the protein MKDHLQELINQALLDMCREGSLPREERPEVLVERCRSIEHGDFTSNVAMVLAKAAKRNPREIAQEIIQRLLPSKHVEKVETAGPGFINFRLTDASLQSVINQVLAQEASFGVCRDGHGEKVNVEYVSANPTGPLHVGHGRGAAFGASLANLLEAAGFDVHREYYVNDAGRQMDILATSVWLRYLELGGKRINFPSNAYQGEYIYDIARDVRQAHGDDLRDIEPNVFDNLPPDGDSQSDDPSQKDLRERHIDALILLTKEVLGDDRYQICFEAALRSIVGDIREDLKDFNVEYDVWFSERELAASGSTERALERLREAGHLYEKDGAQWFEASKFGDEKDRVVVRDDGRTTYFASDIAYFLNKRERGFQHAIYVFGADHHGYVARLRAAAQGLGEDPDVLEIPLVQFAHLFRDGEKLQMSTRSGKFVPLRQLREEVGTDAARFFYVLRSHEQHLDFDLELAKKQSKDNPVYYVQYAHARIMRVFERLEEQGEAYNQAIGQAAHDRLTAPHEIAVMRELAQYPEAVSLAARNRAPHVMAHYLRGLAQVFHSYYDADPELKLRVLVDDEDLRNARLNLSMAVRQVLVNGLALLGVSAPDKM
- the cyoE gene encoding heme o synthase translates to MTAATSTAAPRPSVAARYYELTKPGVVALIVFTAVVGMLLASPGWIELPLLLSATLGIGLSSASAAAINHLLDRRIDQQMDRTRNRPLARGDLGTGQVLTFALILGVVGLGLLVWQVNVLTAVLTAISLIGYAVIYTVYLKRATPQNIVIGGAAGAAPPLLGWVAVTGQLDPPAFILFLIIFVWTPPHFWALAIFRRSDYAAVGMPMLPVTHGVPYTRWQILFYTVLLVLVTLLPYLIGMSGLFYLGGALVLGVGFLYYALRLMVDEAPGLPMRMFGYSIWYLMALFAFLLIDHYLPDSTPLLSGPML